One genomic segment of Jaculus jaculus isolate mJacJac1 chromosome 2, mJacJac1.mat.Y.cur, whole genome shotgun sequence includes these proteins:
- the Tigd2 gene encoding tigger transposable element-derived protein 2, which yields MLGKRKRVVLTIKDKLDIIKKLEEGNSFKKLSVVYGIGESTVRDIKKNKERIINYANNSDPTSGVSKRKSMKSSTYEELDRVMIEWFNKQKTDGIPVSGTICAKQARFFFDALGMEGDFNASSGWLTRFKQRHGIPKAAGKGTKLKGDETAASEFCGNFQEFVDRENLLPEQIYGADQTGLFWKCLPSRTLAFDTDLSTTEYRSSRERIIIMCCANATGLHKLNLCVVGKAKRPRAFKGTDPSNLPVTYFSQKGAWIEQPVFRQWFEKCFVPQVQKHLKSRGLREKAVLLLDFPPAHPSEELLSSDDGRIIVKYLPPNVTSLIQPMSQGVLTTVKRYYRAGLLQKYMDEGIDPKMFWKNLTVLDAIYEVSRAWNMIKSSTITRAWKKLFPGNEEHSGMNIDEGAILAANLATVLQNTEDYEHVDIENIDQWFDSQSNDSSCQVLTDSEPAEVQAKAAEQKPSLKTRKAELSSEKHISHKAALEWTENLLDYLEQQDDMLLSDKLVLRRLRTIIRRKQKIQNKSHS from the coding sequence ATGTTGGGGAAACGGAAACGTGTGGTGTTGACAATTAAGGACAAACTTGACATTATTAAGAAGCTTGAAGAAGGCAACTCTTTCAAAAAACTTTCTGTGGTGTATGGTATTGGTGAATCTACAGTTcgtgatattaaaaaaaacaaagaaaggattaTAAACTATGCCAACAATTCAGATCCTACAAGTGGGGTATCCAAACGTAAATCTATGAAGTCATCAACATATGAGGAACTTGACAGAGTTATGATAGAGTGGTTTAACAAACAGAAAACTGATGGGATTCCAGTGTCAGGAACTATTTGTGCAAAGCAAGCGAGGTTCTTTTTTGATGCTTTGGGGATGGAAGGTGATTTTAATGCATCATCTGGCTGGTTAACTCGATTTAAGCAGCGCCATGGTATTCCAAAGGCTGCTGGTAAAGGAACAAAATTAAAAGGGGATGAGACTGCTGCCAGTGAATTTTGTGGTAACTTTCAGGAATTTGTGGACAGAGAGAATCTACTACCAGAGCAAATTTATGGTGCTGATCAAACTGGATTGTTCTGGAAATGTCTACCATCAAGGACATTAGCTTTTGACACTGACCTAAGTACTACTGAGTACAggtcaagcagagagagaatcatCATTATGTGTTGTGCAAATGCTACGGGTTTACACAAACTTAATCTTTGTGTCGTGGGAAAAGCAAAAAGACCTCGAGCATTCAAAGGAACTGACCCTTCAAATCTTCCTGTTACTTACTTCAGTCAAAAAGGTGCATGGATAGAACAGCCTGTTTTCAGACAGTGGTTTGAGAAATGCTTTGTGCCACAGGTACAGAAGCACTTGAAATCTAGAGGGCTTCGTGAAAAAGCAGTACTGCTTTTAGATTTCCCACCAGCACATCCAAGTGAAGAGCTGCTAAGCTCAGATGATGGCCGGATAATTGTGAAATATTTGCCACCCAATGTCACTAGTCTAATTCAACCAATGAGCCAAGGTGTTTTAACCACAGTCAAAAGATACTACCGAGCAGGACTTCTCCAGAAATACATGGATGAAGGAATTGATCCAAAAATGTTTTGGAAGAACTTGACAGTGTTGGATGCAATTTATGAAGTGTCAAGAGCTTGGAACATGATAAAGTCCAGTACCATAACCAGAGCTTGGAAAAAACTTTTCCCTGGCAATGAAGAACATTCAGGCATGAATATTGATGAAGGAGCTATTTTAGCAGCTAACTTAGCAACAGTTTTACAGAATACAGAAGATTATGAACATGTTGACATTGAGAATATTGATCAGTGGTTTGACTCTCAGAGTAATGACTCAAGCTGTCAGGTGCTTACTGACAGTGAACCTGCTGAGGTCCAGGCCAAGGCTGCTGAGCAAAAACCTTCCCTTAAAACTAGGAAAGCAGAACTGAGCTCAGAGAAGCATATTAGCCACAAAGCTGCACTAGAATGGACTGAAAATTTGTTGGATTATCTAGAACAACAAGATGACATGCTGCTCTCTGATAAATTGGTATTACGGAGGCTTCGGAccataataagaagaaaacagaagatcCAAAATAAAAGTCATTCATAA